The Archangium primigenium genomic interval AAGACTTCTTGTTCTTCGGGGGGTCCACTCGTGGCTTAAATGCGGTCACCGTGACCTTCCCCCGCTTCTCGCCCTGGTCGCTGCTCGTCGTCCTCCTGCTCGTCGCACCCCACGTCCGGGCCCAGGCCTACGAGGGCGCGCGCCGCGAGGAGGTGGACGCGGGCGTGCATACCCCCGTGTTGACCAAGCCGCCCGAGCTCGTGCGCACCGTGGAGGCCGTCTACCCCGCCGAGGCGGCTGCCGCCGGCCGGACGGCCTCGGTGCAGATGCTCATCACCCTGGACGCGCAGGGCCGGGTGTCCGACGCCCAGGTCACCACCCCGGTGGGTGAGGGCTTCGACGAGGCGGCGCTCGCGGCGGTGAAGCAGTTCGAGTTCACCCCGGCCGAGGTGGATGGCGTACCGGCGCCCATCCAGCTCCAGTACGTCTACAACTTCGTGCTCCAGGCGCCCCCGCCGCCGCCGGAGGACGCGCCGCCGCCCGTGCCCCAGTCCACGCTCACCGGGCAATTGCTCGCGCGCGGCAGCCGCACGCGCGTGGAGGGCGCCACGGTGCGCTGTGGCGACGACCCCGAGGCCCCCGAGGCCACGAGCGACGCGGAGGGCCGCTTCACCCTGCGGGTGCCCTCGGGCGTCTGTGACGTGCGCGTGGTGGCGGGCGACTACCACCTCTTCGCCACGAAGGAGACCCTGGCCCCCTCGGAGACGACGGAGGTCATCTTCTACCTGATGCCCAAGGCGCCGGGCTTCGAGACGGTGGTGCGCGGGGCGCGCGAGAAGAAGGAGGTGGTGCGCCGCACCCTGGAGCGCCAGGAGTTGCAGAAGGTGCCGGGCAGCTTCGGTGACCCCATCCGCGTGCTGCAGAACCTGCCGGGCGTGGCCCGCTCGCCCTTCATCACCGGCCAGCTCATCGTGCGTGGCGCCGCGCCGGACCAGACGCTCACCTTCTTCGACGGGGTGGAGGTGCCGCTGCTCTACCACCTGGGCGGTGGCCCGTCGGTGGTCAACGCCGAGTTCGTGGACCGCATCGACTTCTTCCCGGGCGGCTTCGGCTCGCGCTACGGCCGCGCGGTGGGCGGCATCGTGGACGTGGCCACGCGCAAGGGCGCCTCCGACACGCTGCACGGCTCGGTGAAGGTGGACCTGCTGGACTCGGGCTTCTTCCTGGAGGCCCCCATCACGGACGGCATCTCCATCGCCGGTGCCGCGCGGCGCTCCTACGTGGACGTGCTCCTGCCGCTCGTGCTGCCGGAGGACCCCGAGGGCGGCACGCTGCTCGTGCTGCCGCGCTACTGGGACTACCAGGTGCGCATGGACTTCGGCGCCAAGCGCGGAGAGAAGGGGGCGGGCCACAGCTCCGGCTACGTGATGGCCTTCGGTTCGGACGACCTGCTGCGGGTGGTGGCCACCGGCGGCGGTCGCAACCGCGACGTCACCGTGGACGCGCGCACGCTCTTCCACCGCGTCAAGGGCGACTGGACGTGGCGCAAGGGCAACCTCACCTCCGTGGTCACGCCCTATTTCGGCTACGACCTGGGCAGCTTCGGCTTCGGCACGACGAAGCTCGACGCGAACGTCTGGTCGCTCGGCCTGCGCGAGGACCTGTCCTTGGAACTGCGGCCCTGGCTCGTCGCGCGCGCGGGCGCGGACCTCCGCTTCGAGCACCTGGTGGGGGAGGGCACCCTGCCGTCCGTGGGCGGCATCCAGTACCCGGCCTTCCCGGGCGCGGAGCCCCTGGCGGAGGTGCAGGCCATCAAGCGCGTGGCGAACACCTTCGACAGCGCGCTCTTCGCGGAGGTGGACGTCAAGGCGGGGCCGGTGACGGTGACGCCGGGCCTGCGCGCCACGTACTCGCGCATCTACGGCCAGACGCGCTACGCGTTGGATCCCCGCCTGTGGGCGCGCTGGGTGCTCACGGAGAAGATGGCGCTCAAGGGCAGCCTGGGCCTGTACAGCCAGCCGCCGGAGGCCTTCAACCTGGAGCCCGCGCCGCTGGGCAACCCCCGGCTGTCCTACGAGCGCGCCTTCCAGTCGAGCCTGGGCGTGGAGCGGCAGATCACCGACGCCATCGGCCTGGACGTCACCGGCTACTTCAACCGCCGGTATGACCTGGTGGTCAGCCCCGGGGACCGGGTGGTCAACGCGGACGGCTCCATCACGAGCTACCCGTACTCCAACCGGGGCCTGGGCCGCGCGTACGGCATGGAGGTGATGTTGCGCCACGCCGTCACGCGCAACTTCTTCGGCTGGCTGGCCTATACGCTCAACCGCTCCGAGCAGCGGCGCGCGGGAGGAGATCCCTACCGGCTGACCACGTTCGACCAGACGCACATCCTCACCGCGGTGGGCAGCTACCGGCTGCCCTACGGCCTGGAGCTGGGCGCGCGCATGCGGTACGTGACGGGCCGACCCACCACGCCCTTGCAGCACACCTTCGACCGGTACGACGTGGACCGCAACCGCTTCTACGGCACCTACGGGCCCACGGATTCGGCCCGCTTCAAGGCCTTCCACCAGCTGGATCTGCGGTTGGACAAGAACTGGCTGTTCGATCGCTGGACGCTCACCGCGTACATCGATGTGCAGAACGTCTACAACGCCTCCAACGTGGAGGCGACCTTCTACGACTACCGCTACCGGGAGCAGTTCGAGGTGCCTGGCATCCCGATCCTCCCGGTCGTCGGCGTCAAGGGGAGTTTCTGATCATGCGCCACCTGTCCGCCTGTCTGGGATTGCTCTTGTGCGCCGCGTGCGTGGGGTCGGAGGACAGACCCTCGAACGTGAAGGACTTGCGTGTGCTCGCGGTGCGGCTGGAGCCGCCGGAAGTCTTCGCCGACACGTGCTCCACGGACCCCGCCGCCTTGCTGCCCGCGCTGTCGCGTCCGCTGCGCTTCACCGCGCTCATTCCGGACCCCGCGGGGGAGGGCCGGGATTTGGACTACGTCCTGACCACCTGCGCCACCACCACCTCCGCGCTGTGCGAGGGCGAGCAGGTGGAGCTGGCGCGGGGCGTGACGCGGGGCGGAGAGCTGACGGTGGAGCTGTCGCCGGGGCCGGGCCTGGCCCGGTTCCAGGACGGCTCCTTCGTGGCGCAGCGCGTGCTCGAGGAGGACGCCTACCGGGGCCTGGGGGGCATCTGGCTGCCCTTGCAGCTCGAGGTGTCGGGCGGGAGCGAGCGGGTCTACGCGCGCAAGCTGATGGTCTACAACTGCCCCCTGGTGCCGGGCATGGTGGTCAACGTCCAGCCGGAGCTGGGCAGCCTGGTGCTGGAGGGGGCGCCCTGGTTCGAGGGCGTGCCGCGCGAGCTGTCGGGGCCGGGCCCCTTCCGGGTGGATCCCGAGGACTTCTCCGCGCGCCAGGAGGACTACGTGGTGCCCTCGTTCGAGCTCAAGCCCGTGCAGCTGCGCGAGTCCTGGGAGCTGGCCTGGTTCAGCACCCTGGGCGGGTTCTCGCCCAACCAGACGGGCGGCGCGGACCTGGGCGGTGGCGAGGGCCGGCACCAGGTGGAGTGGAGCCCCCCGAGCGGTGTCTCCGGGCCCCAGGACGTCTTGTTCTGGGTCGTCGCGCGGGACGGACGCGGGGGCCAGACGTGGGTGACCCGCTCGGCGCGCTACACGCCCTGAGTTGACCGGGAATTCACAGTTCACCTCCCTGGGGGGTAATGGAGGGCTTTCCAGTCCAAGTTGTACTGTCCTTTTCGTCGCTACCCCTGGCGGCACGAAAGGACGGATTGAACCCATGAAGAACGACATGAAGCAGGCCAAGCTCCGCCTCAACAAGGAGACGGTGCGCAACCTGTCCGACGAGAGCCTGGGTCACGTCGCGGGCGGCAATGGAGATTCGGCGGGCGTCATCTGCGTCTTCTCCATCCTGCTCATCTGTGGTGACTCCATCGTCTGCTCGGTGCTCGCCGGCTCCTGCAACAACGACAACGGCGGGTGAGGCTTCCGCCCCCGTTCCCGTCACGCCTCCGCTCTCATCCACGCCACGGTCCGGCTCCGTCTGGGATTGTCCCAGGGAGACCGGACCGTGGTGCTTTTAGGCTTTGTCTGTCTGTCTGGAATGGCGATGGGCAGTGCACAATCGGCCACCCCGGGGGGTGATGGAGGGCACGCCAGTGAGAGTTGTACTGTCTTTTTCGCCGCCACTCCTGACGGCCAATCCAAGGACACTCCCCCCATGAAGACCGACAAGGCGCAGAAGAAGCTCAGCCTCAACAAGGAGACCCTGCGCAACCTGTCCGACGAGAGCCTGGATCAGGTGGCCGGCGGTAACGGTGACTCCGCGGGCGTCATCTGCCTCTTCTCCATCCTCATCATCTGTGGTGACTCCATCGTCTGCTCGGTGCTCGCCGGCTCCTGCAACAACGAGAACGGCGGGTAGTCCAGACGGTCATGACAGGGCCTGGAGGGCATCGCCCCGGGAGGTGATGTCCTCGGGCCACGACAAGACCCACGCTTCGCGTTTTTCGCGCCGCCGTGTCCACACCCCCTCCGGGCCCGAGCCCCGAGTGGATGGACACCGCGGCGCTTGTCGTTCCGGATCTCCGCACAATGACTTTCATGTCGGGAAGACACCGCACGGGATACGTCAGGACAACACAGTCCACGGCCCTCGGGTGCGATGGATGGGGTGGATGGCCGTCCGTACTGTCTGTTTCGCCGCCACTCCCGACGGCCCGTAAGAACGGATGACGCCCATGAAGACCGACAAGGCCCAGAAGAAGCTCAGCCTCAACAAGGAGACCCTGCGCAACCTGTCCGACGAGAGTCTGGATCAGGTGGCCGGCGGCAATGGTGACTCGGCGGGTGTCATCTGCGTCTTCTCCGTGCTGCTCATCTGCGGCGACTCCATCATCTGCTCGGTGCTCGCCGGCTCCTGCAACAACGAGAACGGCAGCTAGTCCCCATCCCCGAGAACGTCTGTCCTTGAATTCGTCCCGGACACCGGCGGCCGTCTGGCTTCCGGTGTTCAGGCCCGTGTGGCCCAGTCCCGGCCCACCTGGCGCAGCGCCTCCGCGGGAGGCCGTCCTGCGGGCCCCCGGGTGGAGACCTCGAGCACCTCGTCGAACGGAGCGTCCCCGGTCCTCGCGTCGGGAGCCACCTGTCCGGCGAACAGCACCGTGCGCTTGCCCAGGGTGCGTGCCTCCCGGGCCAGGGCGCCGGGCCCCTTGCCCAGGGCGGTCTGCCGATCGAAGCGCCCCTCTCCGGTGAGCACGGCCTCCACGGCGGCGATCCGCTCCCGCAGCCGCAGGGTGCGCGCCACCAGCTCATAGCCCGACACGATCCGCCCGTGGGTGAGCGCCCGCAGGCCGTAGCCGAAGCCGCCCGCCGCGCCCGTGCCCTCCTCCTGGGCGAGCCTGGGGTCGAGGCAGTCGGCCAGGTGCGTCAAGGCCGCCTCCAACTCCTCCACGGCCGCCGCGTCCGCGCCCTTCTGGGGACCGAAGAGTCGGGCGGCGCCCTCGGGGCCGAGCAGGGGCGCGGTGACATCCGACGCCACCCACCACTCCACGTGCTCCAGCGCCGGGTGCCGGGCGCTCGCGTCCACCCGGGCGAGCCGCTGGAGCGCGGCGCCGCCGGGGGGCAGGGGGTGGCCGCGCGCATCCAGGAAGCGCCAGCCGAGCGCCGAGAGCGCGCCCGTCCCCCCGTCCGTGGTGGCGCTGCCGCCCAGGCCGAGGATGAGCCGACGACACCCGCGTTCCAGGGCGTCGCGGAGGAGCTCGCCGGTGCCGTGGGTGGAGGTGCGCCGGGCATCCCGGGCCTCCGGGGCGAGCAGGGACAGCCCCGAGGCGGCCGCCATCTCGATGACCGCCGTGTGTCCCCCGTCCAACAGCCCGTAGGTGGCGGAGACGGGCGCGCCGAGCGGCCCCGTGACGGTGCGCACCACCCGCTCGCCGCCCACCCCCGCGAGCAGCGCGTCCACCGTGCCCGGACCGCCATCCGCGAGCGGCGCCACGTCCAGCTCCACGCCGGGCGCGCCCTCCCGCAGGCCCTCGGCGAGCGCCTGGGCCGCCTGGGTGGCGGTGAGGGTGCCCTTGAACTCCTGGGGGGCCACGAGCCAGCGCGCCATGCCGCCTCCTACTCGCGGGGGAGGGCCTCCGCATGCCAGTCCAACAACGGGCGGGGGGCCTTCAACGCGGGGCGCAGGCGCTCGGACAGGCGCTCGAGGCGCACGAGCAGGGCGTTCACCGTCTCCGCGGGCTGGCGGGCGGGGCCCTGGATGCGCTCGCAGAAGAAGGTCCGGCAGCCGAAGGGCCGGTCCGCGTACACCGAGCAGCGGCGGCCCGTGGCGTCCAGGTAGGGACAGGCCCCATCCGCGCGCGCGGGGGGCAGGGGGTGACGGCGGGCGAGCAGCAGCCACTCGGGCCACCACAGCCAGGGCTGGCGCCGGGTGACGGCGAGCTGGCAGCACTCGCCGCTGGCCGGGCAGGAGTAGGGGGCGTAGGCCGCGTCCGCGTGCTGGTAGACGGTGCGCAGCTCCTTGAGGACCCGCTCCTCGGCATGGGTGCCGCCCGGGCGCGCCGCCTCGTCCTCGTCTTCCCAGTCCGCGCCGCGCATCCCTAGAGCACCCGCAGCACGAAGCACTTGAGGTAGCGCGTCTCGCGCAGGTTGAGCAGCACGGGGTGATCCTTGCCCGCGCCCCGCTTCTCGATGATCTGCACGCGCCGCTTGGCGTCCGTGGCCGCCGACACGAGCATGTCCTCGAAGCCCTGCTCGTCGATGTGGTACGTGCAGCTCGCGGTGATGAGGAAGCCGCCCGGCCGCAACAGCTGGATGGCGCGCAGGTTGAGCTCCTTGTAGCCGCGCAGCGCCCCGGGGATGGCGTCCTTGTTCTTGGCGAACGAGGGCGGGTCCAACACGATGGTGTCGAAGCGGTGGCCCTCGTCCAGCGTGTCGCGCAGGTAGTCGAAGGCGTTGGCCACCACCACGTCCACGTTGGAGAGCTTGTTGGCCGCCGCGTTGGCGCGCAGCTGGCCCGCGGCCTGCTCGGAGATCTCCACGGCGGTGACCTTCTGGGCCCGCGTGGCGAGCTGCAGCGCGAAGCCGCCCACGTACGAGAAGCAGTCCAGCGCCTCGCCGAAGGCGTACTGCGCGGCCATGACGTGGTTCTCGCGCTGGTCCAGGAACGCGCCCGTCTTCTGGCCCTCCATCAGGTCCGCGCGCACGCGCACGAGCCCCTCGTCGTACGGCACCGGGCCGGACAGCTCGCCGTACAGCACGCCCTTCTCCTGGGGCAGCCCCTCCAGCGCGCGCACGCCCACGTCCGAGCGGTTGACGATGGCGCGCGGTTTGAACAGCTCCACCAGCAGCTCCACGATGAGCTGCTTGCGCTGCTCGGTGCCGGGGGTGAGGAACTGTACGCTCAGGCAGTCGCCGTAGCGGTCCACCACGAGTCCCGGCAAGAGGTCCGCCTCGCCGTGCACCAGCCGGTAGGTGGTCTCCCCGGGCAGGGCGCGCTGGCGCATGGCGTTGGCCTGGGCCAGGCGCTGGCGGAAGAAGTCCGTGTCCACCGGCACGTCGTCGTAGGACAGCCAGCGCAGGGAAATCTTCGACTGCTTCGAGTAGAAGGCCTTGCCGAGGAACCAGCCCCGGTTGTCCACCACGCGCACCACCTCGCCGCCCTCGAGCGCCGGGTCGCCGTTGAGGTCGGCGCGGTAGATCCACGGATGGCCGCCCTGCCAGCGCTCGACGCCGCGGCGCACGATGGACACCTGGGGCAGACCGTCCGGGGCGAGGTCCGGCGAGGTCCGGTCCGGCGCGGGCTTCTCCGGACGGTGCGAGGGACGCTTGAAGCCACCAGCGGGGGGGCCGGAACGGCGTTCGGGACGGGAACCAGGGGCAGGAGGCTTGGACATAGCGTGGGGCGCGTATACTCCAACCGGCGTGAGATACGACCTGCTCCTTCAATCCTTGGTCCCCGGAACCCCCTTCGACAATGCCCGGGTGGAAGAACTCCTGATTGCCCGGGGGGCGAAGGCCCTGCCGAGCGGTGGGCTGCTCTGGCGGCTCAACCATGGCGAGGTGGAAGTCCACCCCCTGCGCGAGGGCGGGCAGTGGATCGCGACCGAGATCCGCGTGCCCCTGGTGGACCGGACCGAGCTCGTGCGGGAGGTGCTCGTCGAGGGCGCGGCGCTGTCGGAGCAGGCCCAGGTGCGCTTCTTCGATCCCCAGCTCGGCCGGGAGCTGACCCGGCGAGAGGACGAGGCCGTGGCCGACCAGTACAAGCGCACGGTGCGCTACGCGAGCGACACGCTCGGCATGGTGGACGCCATGCCGCTGCCCACCCCTCAGGAGAAGCAGGGCTTCGAGCCGACGACGCGCTTCTTCGTGGGCGTCATCGCCTTCTTCGTCGTGCTCTACCTGCTGGTCAACTGGATGGGCTCCCAGCTCGAGGGCGGGTGACCCGGGCCCCCGCCGGGCTCAGTGGTAGGGCAGGGGCTGGTTCTCGCGCACGAGCAGCTTGAGCGTGTCCTGGCAGAAGCCCTTGAGGCGCTTGCAGTCCAGCGCGCGCGGCTCCTCCAGGCGCAGCGTGTCGTCGAACAGGAGCACGTCCTCGGCGTCGTGCAGCCGCAGGTGCACGCGCTCCTCGTCGCTCCAGGAGACGTGGGCCTTGAGCAACAGGCGTTTGCCCTGACTCTCGAACGCCACGGGGATGCGCTCGGCCGGGGACAGGGTGTACACGCCGGTGACGGCGGGGTGTTGCAGCAGCAATTGAACCGGGCGCTGGTGCTCCTCGGCGGCCTTGAGCATCAGGGTGTCCTGGCCGGTGATGCGCAGGGCCATGAAGTCCAGGGTGGGCGGGTGCTCCTGGGCGAAGGGCCGCAGCTCGAGCTGCTTGGCGCTGCCCGTCACCCGCGCGATGGCGCCCTGGGACGTGCGCACCGTGCCCGTGCAGCGCTCCGGCTGGGTGCAGTCGACGGTGAGTCGCCAGTCGGCGCCGGCATCGGGACAGCCCGCGGGCACCTTCAACTGGCCATGAGCCCGGGGGGTGAGCACCAGACTCTCGGTCTTTCGCTCCCGGCAGACGTAGTCCACCTCCACGGAGAGGGCCACCACCGGGACGAGCGGCTCGGTGGGCGCCTTCACGGGGGCCGGGGTCTTGTCCGCGGCGAGCAACAGGACGAGCACGGAAAGGGCGGAGTGCATGGCCGTGGATCTACCATGGGCCAGGCGTTCCGCCCTGTTCGTGGCGCGCCGACGGAGGGACTACTTGTCGGTGGCGTCCTCGATCTTGTCGCCGGCGCTCTCCATCGCGTCCTTGGTGTTGTCCTTGGCCTCGTCGGCGGCGTCCTCGATCTTGTCGCCGGCGCGCTCGGCCTTGTCGGCGGCGTTCTCACGGGTGTTGCGGTGGCAGCCCGTGGCGCCAGCCAGCAGGGAACCCAGCGTCACGGCCAGAAGTGCCTTCTTCATGGTGTTGTCTCCTTGCGAGAGTGCTCCCGGCGGGAACGCCGGGGTGCGACGGCGGCGCAATCTAGGGATGCGCCGGGCGCTTGCACGGAGAAGTTGCTGGAGCGTGAAGGAGGCGACACATGCCGTCCGGACGGACTCAGCGCTTCGTGCGCGAGCCGGTGGCGGTCGCGGCGCGGGTCGGTGGGGTCTTCTTCGCCCGGGCGGCGGCCTTGCGTCCCCGCTCTCCGGCGAGCTTGCGGCGCGCGAGCACGGCGCCCGCGTCGGTGGGTTGGGCGACGTCCTGCTCGCTCTGGGTGGAGATGTCCAGGGTGCCCGCGACGACACCCGATGCCTGCTCCGTGACCTTCGTCATGTACGACCTCCGTCCGGGTAAGGTAGGGACGATGCCGCGCGCGTGAAGCGCTCGCCCGGAGTGTTCAGGGGTGGACGCGCGGCGAGGAGGTGGCCTGCGTGGTGGCGGTCGAGTCGATGGGAGCCGCGGCGCGGTGGCGGTACGCGCTCAAGCCGGCGAGCTGGCCCAAGGTGTTCGTTCCCGCGGTGTTCGGGCAGGCGGTGGGCGCGCTCGTCGCGGGCCGACTGTCGGGCCCCGCGCTGCTGTGGGGCGTGCTGTGGACCGCCGCGGACATCGCCTTCATCGTGTGGCTCAATGACTGGGGCGACCGCGAGGTGGATGCCCTCAAGCGCCGCATGTTCCCCCGGGGCTGCTCGCCCAAGACGATCCCCGACGGCCTCTTGTCCGCGCGCGCGGTGCTCGGGGCGGGGCTGGGGGCGGGAGGGCTCGCGCTGGGGCTCGCGGCGGTGGGCGGCGCGGGGCTGGGGCGCCCGGCGTTGCTGCCGCTCGCGGCGCTGAGCCTGGGGATCTTCGTGGCCTACACCCTGCCGCCCCTGCGGCTCAACTACCGGGGCGGAGGCGAGCTGCTGGAGATGGTGGGCGTGGGCGGGGTGCTGCCCGCGCTGCACGTCTACGCGCAGTGTGGGGAGGGCGCGCCCGCGTTCTTCCTGCGGTGGCTGCCCGGGCTGTTGGCCCTGTCCCTGGCGAGCGCGCTCGCCAGTGGCCTGTCGGACGAGGAGAGCGATCGCGCCGGGGGCAAGCGCACCTTCACCACGGCGTGGGGCAACACGCGGGCGCGGCGGGTGACGGAGGGCCTGGTGGGGCTGGGCGCGCTGCTGTGGCTGGTGGCGGGCGGCGTGCTGGCCGTGCCGGTGGTGCTGTTCTTCGGCGGGCGCATGATGCGCCGGAGCGCGGGCGCGGTGACGAACGCGTTCGCCGAGCAGGGGGCGTACAAGCAGGAGCTGCACCGGGCCATCTGGTGGGGCACGGCGGCGCTGGCGGCGTCCCTGGTGCTCACGGGCGGGAGGACGCCATGGTGAATCCCCACCTCCAGGACGCGCTCGAGGAGCTGGAGGGGCTGGGGCCCCGCCTGGGCGAGCGGGCCTCGTTGGACCCCTCGCGGGCGTGCGCGCCGCTGCCGGTGGAGCTGGCGGCGCGGGTGCTCGCCGGCAACACGCACGAGGCGCGGGGACGGGCCTTCCTCCGGGGCCTGCGGGACGTGGTGCTCGTGCTGAGCGAGGACTTCCCGGACAACATCTTCTGGGACCTGGACTACCTGGCGAGCCAGCTGTGGCGGGCGGGCGGGCCCCGGGAGATCGAGGACTTCACGCACCGGGTGGTGGGCCTGTTCCGGGGCTTCGGCAACAAGTCCGAGCTGCGCTTCCGCTATGCCCATGACTTCCTGTTCGGCTTCGACTGGGCGCGCTGGGTGGCGCGCGAGCCCCGGGAGCGCGCGGACATCGGGCCCTTCGATCCGCCCTTCTTCGACTACCTGGAGTCGCGGCGGGAGGAGCTGCTCGGGCTCATCGCGGAGAACGACGCCAAGTACCATCCGCTGGAGGGCGAGGCGTTCCGCAACCCCTTCGTCTTCATGCGCGAGCCCCACGAGGAGGCGCTGCTGCACCAGACGCTCGCGCGGGAGGACTTCATCCCGGTGAAGGCCTGGCGCCTGGATGGGGAGCGCCGCTGGGAGCTGCCCTTCTCGGACCTGCGGACCGAGGCGGCCCGGAGGCTGGGCCTGCTGCGCGAGGCGAGCCCGTGAGGGCATGGCTCCAGGCGTCCCGGCTGCCCTCCCAGGCCTACCTCGCGCTGCCGCTATTGCTCGGCCAGGTCGTGGCGGCGCGGGAGCGCGGGGGGGGACTGGCCTGGGGCACGCTCGTGGCGGTGCAGCTCTTCGGCGTGTTCGACCAGCTCTACATCGTCTACGCCAACGACTGGGCGGACCAGGAGACGGACCGCCGCAACCGCACGGCCACGCTCTTCTCGGGAGGCTCGCGGGTGCTCGTCGAGGGGCGGCTGTCGTCCCGGGCGCTCGCGGTGGCCGCGGGGGTGTGCGCGGTGGGCGCGCTGGGCGTGTCCCTGGGCCTGGCGGTAGGGCTGCACCAGCCGGGGCTCGTGCTCCTGGCGCTCCTGGCCCTGCTGCTCCTGTGGGCCTACAGCTATCCGCCCCTGAAGCTGTCCTATCGCGGGGGCGGCGAGCTGTTGCAGATGCTGGGCGTGGCCGGGGTCCTGCCCGTGTACGGCTACCTGGCGCAGGGCGGCCCGCTCGCGGCGTTCCCCTGGGCGCTCACCGCGCTGCTGCTGCCCACGCATCTGGCGTGCGCCATCGCCACCGCGCTGCCCGACGAGCCCTCGGACCGGGAGAGCGGCAAGCACACCGTGCCCGTGCGCCTGGGCGGCGAGCGGGCCGCATGGCTCATCCTCGGGCTCAACGGCCTCACGTGGCTGCTGGCCCCGGGGGCCCTGAGCGCGTTGGGCCCGCGGATGAGTCTGGGCTGGCTCGTGCCGGTGGTGGCGGCGCTCACGGTGGTGGCCGTGCGGCCCGCGCCTCCGGGCTCGCGCCGCATCCTCGTGCGGGTGCTGGCCGCCGTGCTCGCCACGCTGGCCACGGTGGCCGAGGTGCTGCGCGTGCTCGTGTTCGCGTGAGCTGGCCCGCGCTGCGTTAGGCTCCCCGTCGCATGTCGGTCTTCCTCGTCCTTCCCGATGGCCGCCGCCTTCCGCTGACGAAGCCCGTGGTGTCCGTGGGCTCGGATTCCGCCTGCGACGTCGTCCTCGAGGCGCCCGGGGTGAAGGCCAGTCACGCGCTGCTCTTTCGCGACGCGCGCGGCTGGTCCGTCTCTCCCGCGAGCAAGGGCTGTGAGGTGCGCGTGCGGGGCAAGCGCGTGGAGCTCGCCCCGCTCCGCCCGGGAGACGCCTTCTCCGTGGGCGCGATTCTCCTCTCCCTCGATGCCTCCGAGCAGGAGCCAGCGCCCGGCGAGGCCCCGTCCCCGGGCACCTCCCGCGGGCGGCTCGTCTCGGTCCTCGCGGGCTTCGCGTCCCGACTGCTCGTGCAACGCCCCGCCGTGGAGCTGCTGGAGACGGCCATGCGTGGGCTCGCGGAGGTGACGGGCGCGGACGTGGGCTTCCTCGTGTCGGTGGACGGCACGCGGCGCCAGGTGCTGTGCGCCACCGGGCCCGTGCCTCAGGCGGCGGTGGTGGACAGTCTGGTGGAGCGGGTGGTGGCCTCGGGCGCCCCCGTGCTGGTCACGGACGTGGCCTCGGACGCGGTGCTGGCCGGCGCGCCGAGTGTCGTGGCCCTGCGCCTCGCCTCCGCGCTGGTCGTGCCCCTGCGCGCGGAGCCCGCGCCGCTCGCGGTCGTGTACCTGGGACGGCGCGTGGGCCGTGCGCCCTTCTCCGCCGTGGAGCTGGAGGAGGCCCTGGCCCTCTCGTCGTTGGCGGCGATGCTGCTGGCCACCTCGCGAGAGCTGACGGAATTGCGCGCCCAGGTGGACAACCTCACGCAGCGCATCGAGGCCGCCACCTTCGAGGGCCTCATCGGCGAATCGCCGCCCATGCGCGCGCTCTACCGGCAGGTGGAGCGACTGGGGCCCACCTCGCTCAACGTGCTGCTCCAGGGCGAGACGGGCACGGGCAAGGAG includes:
- a CDS encoding TonB family protein, whose product is MTFPRFSPWSLLVVLLLVAPHVRAQAYEGARREEVDAGVHTPVLTKPPELVRTVEAVYPAEAAAAGRTASVQMLITLDAQGRVSDAQVTTPVGEGFDEAALAAVKQFEFTPAEVDGVPAPIQLQYVYNFVLQAPPPPPEDAPPPVPQSTLTGQLLARGSRTRVEGATVRCGDDPEAPEATSDAEGRFTLRVPSGVCDVRVVAGDYHLFATKETLAPSETTEVIFYLMPKAPGFETVVRGAREKKEVVRRTLERQELQKVPGSFGDPIRVLQNLPGVARSPFITGQLIVRGAAPDQTLTFFDGVEVPLLYHLGGGPSVVNAEFVDRIDFFPGGFGSRYGRAVGGIVDVATRKGASDTLHGSVKVDLLDSGFFLEAPITDGISIAGAARRSYVDVLLPLVLPEDPEGGTLLVLPRYWDYQVRMDFGAKRGEKGAGHSSGYVMAFGSDDLLRVVATGGGRNRDVTVDARTLFHRVKGDWTWRKGNLTSVVTPYFGYDLGSFGFGTTKLDANVWSLGLREDLSLELRPWLVARAGADLRFEHLVGEGTLPSVGGIQYPAFPGAEPLAEVQAIKRVANTFDSALFAEVDVKAGPVTVTPGLRATYSRIYGQTRYALDPRLWARWVLTEKMALKGSLGLYSQPPEAFNLEPAPLGNPRLSYERAFQSSLGVERQITDAIGLDVTGYFNRRYDLVVSPGDRVVNADGSITSYPYSNRGLGRAYGMEVMLRHAVTRNFFGWLAYTLNRSEQRRAGGDPYRLTTFDQTHILTAVGSYRLPYGLELGARMRYVTGRPTTPLQHTFDRYDVDRNRFYGTYGPTDSARFKAFHQLDLRLDKNWLFDRWTLTAYIDVQNVYNASNVEATFYDYRYREQFEVPGIPILPVVGVKGSF
- a CDS encoding class I lanthipeptide gives rise to the protein MKNDMKQAKLRLNKETVRNLSDESLGHVAGGNGDSAGVICVFSILLICGDSIVCSVLAGSCNNDNGG
- a CDS encoding class I lanthipeptide; the protein is MKTDKAQKKLSLNKETLRNLSDESLDQVAGGNGDSAGVICLFSILIICGDSIVCSVLAGSCNNENGG
- a CDS encoding class I lanthipeptide produces the protein MKTDKAQKKLSLNKETLRNLSDESLDQVAGGNGDSAGVICVFSVLLICGDSIICSVLAGSCNNENGS
- a CDS encoding glycerate kinase, whose protein sequence is MARWLVAPQEFKGTLTATQAAQALAEGLREGAPGVELDVAPLADGGPGTVDALLAGVGGERVVRTVTGPLGAPVSATYGLLDGGHTAVIEMAAASGLSLLAPEARDARRTSTHGTGELLRDALERGCRRLILGLGGSATTDGGTGALSALGWRFLDARGHPLPPGGAALQRLARVDASARHPALEHVEWWVASDVTAPLLGPEGAARLFGPQKGADAAAVEELEAALTHLADCLDPRLAQEEGTGAAGGFGYGLRALTHGRIVSGYELVARTLRLRERIAAVEAVLTGEGRFDRQTALGKGPGALAREARTLGKRTVLFAGQVAPDARTGDAPFDEVLEVSTRGPAGRPPAEALRQVGRDWATRA
- a CDS encoding YkgJ family cysteine cluster protein; the protein is MRGADWEDEDEAARPGGTHAEERVLKELRTVYQHADAAYAPYSCPASGECCQLAVTRRQPWLWWPEWLLLARRHPLPPARADGACPYLDATGRRCSVYADRPFGCRTFFCERIQGPARQPAETVNALLVRLERLSERLRPALKAPRPLLDWHAEALPRE
- a CDS encoding class I SAM-dependent rRNA methyltransferase, which produces MSKPPAPGSRPERRSGPPAGGFKRPSHRPEKPAPDRTSPDLAPDGLPQVSIVRRGVERWQGGHPWIYRADLNGDPALEGGEVVRVVDNRGWFLGKAFYSKQSKISLRWLSYDDVPVDTDFFRQRLAQANAMRQRALPGETTYRLVHGEADLLPGLVVDRYGDCLSVQFLTPGTEQRKQLIVELLVELFKPRAIVNRSDVGVRALEGLPQEKGVLYGELSGPVPYDEGLVRVRADLMEGQKTGAFLDQRENHVMAAQYAFGEALDCFSYVGGFALQLATRAQKVTAVEISEQAAGQLRANAAANKLSNVDVVVANAFDYLRDTLDEGHRFDTIVLDPPSFAKNKDAIPGALRGYKELNLRAIQLLRPGGFLITASCTYHIDEQGFEDMLVSAATDAKRRVQIIEKRGAGKDHPVLLNLRETRYLKCFVLRVL
- a CDS encoding YtxH domain-containing protein; translated protein: MKKALLAVTLGSLLAGATGCHRNTRENAADKAERAGDKIEDAADEAKDNTKDAMESAGDKIEDATDK